The segment TGAGAACGCAGTCGCACCAAGCAAAATTGCGAATACCATTGCAGTCACGTTTACGGTCTCTTTAGATGCTTCGTAAACCATCTTCCAGCTAAATTGACCATAAAGCATTGCAAGAATAAGAGCACCAGCACCACCCAATGCGGCAGACTCGGTTGGAGTGGCAACACCCGCAAAAATGGAACCAAGAACCACGATAATCAGTGCTAGTGGCGGTATCACTGCTTTTAAAGCAGTAATCACTTCTTCTCTACGGGAAATCGAATCATCTCGACCAATAGGCATGGCTGCTTCTGGGTTCAATTTTGAGTAAATCAAAATGTAAACGATATAAGCGCCAACCAAGACCAAACCCGGCCACAATGCCGCTTGGAATAAGTCGCCGACAGGTACACCTAATACATCACCGAGCAAGATCAAAACGATCGAAGGTGGAATAATTTGCCCCAGCGTTCCCGACGCACAAATCGTTCCGCACGCAAGGCCTTTGTCATAGTTATATTTGAGCATAACAGGCAATGAGATAAGCCCCATTGCCACCACTGATGCACCAACAACACCGGTTGATGCGGCAAGCAGAGCACCCACCAGCACGGTTGAAATAGCAATACCACCACGCACGCCACCAAACAGACGTCCCATAGATTCCAGCAACTGCTCAGCTAAGCGTGTTTTTTGCAGTACCAAACCCATAAATACAAACAGCGGCACGGCCATCAACACGGTGTTTTGCATGATGGATTGAATTCGATATGGCATAAAAGCAAACATTTCGATGCCTTCCGCCCATACCCCAAATATCAGTGCGATTCCTCCGAAGGTAAAAGCAACGGGGAAACCTAAAAGTAGTGCAAACAGCGCTACAAAGAACATCACGATTCCGATCATTGTTTTTTCCTTTTACTTCGAATCTTTAAAGTTGGTATGCAAAAGCTGTGGGTTCACGATTCGGTTCAGCGAGTGCAGAATCATGCCGATACCACTCATTGCCATGAAGAAGAACGCCACTGAAATTAGGCTTTTAATAATCCATCGATAAGGTAAACCGCCCGGGTCACCTGAGGTTTCCCCAAGTTCATAACTCTCTTTGGCATAATCAATACCGAAGTAAGCCACCAGCAGGCAGAATGGTAATAGCAGGATAAGAGTGCCTAATAGATCGATGACCGCTTGCGCTTTGTTCGACAGTTGCTCGTAGAAGATGTCGACTCGAACATGACCACCCGCTTTTAGCGCATAAGGAATACCAAGCATGAACACGGCAGAGAACAGGTGCCATTCGAGCTCTTGAAAGGCAATAGATACGTCATTAAACGCGTATCGCATGACAACGTCGTAAACCACGTTCGCCACAAGCAGTACGAATAGAATGCTGGATAACCAACCAAGAAAATCGCTAATACGATTAAACAGTCTTTCGATATAGATGAGACTTCTCATTCCCGACTCCATGGAATTTGCAAATATGCTCCGCTTAACCCAGTGAATCCGGAATGAGCTAGCGGAGCTTAGTTATATTTTTCTTGGGCTTCTCAGCAGCTTTAAATTAAAACTACTGTGCTTCGTTGTTTAGATACGCACGCATAGAGATATCCGTCCACTGGCGAACATCTTTCAGATAGTTTGCTTGTGACTCTTGAATCTCTTTCGCTAGTGGATCTTTAGCTGCGTGATCTGCAAGTAGGCGACCATTTGCATCACGAAGTGCTTTGATAACTTCAGGCGGGAAGTCTTTTACTTTTACGTCTGGATATTCAGTTTTAATTGAAACCCAGTTCTTGCCACTTTCATGTACAGATTGTGCATACATGTCATAAGCAGCCGTACGCATCGCAATACGCAAGATTTCACGTAGATCTTCAGGCAATTTTTCCCAAGTACGTTTGTTTACTAGGAACTGCAACTCAGTTGCTGGCTCATGCCAACCTGTGTAGTAGTAAGGAGCGATTTTGTGGAAACCCATGCGTAGGTCAAGAGACGGACCTACCCACTCAAGAGCGTCGATTGTGCGGCGTTCTAGAGATGTGTACAGTTCGCCCGGTGCAATGTTGGTTGGTTTTGCACCCAGCTCAGCTAAAACTTCACCAGCAAAGCCAGGTATACGCATTTTCAGACCTTGCAGATCTTCTAATGAATTGATTTCTTTTTGGAACCAACCACCCATCTGGATATCGGTATTACCGCCAGGGAAAGAAAGCATGTTGTGAGGTTCATACACTTTCTCCATCAGCTCCATACCACCGCCATGATAGAACCAAGCGTACTGTTCAGGTGCAGTCATACCGAAAGGCATAGAAGTGAAATAAAGCGTATTTGGAACTTTGCCCTTCCAGTAATAAGACGCTGAGTGACCCAAGTCATACTGACCTGATTTCACCATATCGAATACACCTAACGGCGCTTTGTGTTTATTCGCAGAGTCGATGCGAATTTGCAGGCGGCCGTTTGACATCTTTTCTGCCATTGCAGCCATATTTTTTGTTGTATCACCGAAAATCGGGAAGTTCGGGCCCCAAGTTTCAGCTAGTTTTAAGCGATACACTTTCTCATCAGCAGAA is part of the Vibrio diazotrophicus genome and harbors:
- a CDS encoding TRAP transporter large permease — its product is MIGIVMFFVALFALLLGFPVAFTFGGIALIFGVWAEGIEMFAFMPYRIQSIMQNTVLMAVPLFVFMGLVLQKTRLAEQLLESMGRLFGGVRGGIAISTVLVGALLAASTGVVGASVVAMGLISLPVMLKYNYDKGLACGTICASGTLGQIIPPSIVLILLGDVLGVPVGDLFQAALWPGLVLVGAYIVYILIYSKLNPEAAMPIGRDDSISRREEVITALKAVIPPLALIIVVLGSIFAGVATPTESAALGGAGALILAMLYGQFSWKMVYEASKETVNVTAMVFAILLGATAFSMAFTYTGGDILVEEWMLAIPGDKWGFLIATMIVILILGFFIDFVEICFIIVPILAPVASTLGIEMTWFGILVAMNLQTSFLTPPFGFSLFYLKGVAPKSVTTMDIYRGVMPFIAIQILVLVSILVFPEFYGM
- a CDS encoding TRAP transporter small permease subunit; amino-acid sequence: MRSLIYIERLFNRISDFLGWLSSILFVLLVANVVYDVVMRYAFNDVSIAFQELEWHLFSAVFMLGIPYALKAGGHVRVDIFYEQLSNKAQAVIDLLGTLILLLPFCLLVAYFGIDYAKESYELGETSGDPGGLPYRWIIKSLISVAFFFMAMSGIGMILHSLNRIVNPQLLHTNFKDSK
- a CDS encoding TRAP transporter substrate-binding protein, coding for MSLIHQSVKRVMTTSMVALTACFALLSTSASADEKVYRLKLAETWGPNFPIFGDTTKNMAAMAEKMSNGRLQIRIDSANKHKAPLGVFDMVKSGQYDLGHSASYYWKGKVPNTLYFTSMPFGMTAPEQYAWFYHGGGMELMEKVYEPHNMLSFPGGNTDIQMGGWFQKEINSLEDLQGLKMRIPGFAGEVLAELGAKPTNIAPGELYTSLERRTIDALEWVGPSLDLRMGFHKIAPYYYTGWHEPATELQFLVNKRTWEKLPEDLREILRIAMRTAAYDMYAQSVHESGKNWVSIKTEYPDVKVKDFPPEVIKALRDANGRLLADHAAKDPLAKEIQESQANYLKDVRQWTDISMRAYLNNEAQ